TGAATGGCTTATCTGCAAATCAAGTCGATAATTTCTTAAAAGCATGGGGACTTCCCAGAAGAAATTACCTATTAGAACAATTTCAATTGGAATATGATCGCAACCCTTGGGCATTAGAAAAAGCTTGTTTTTACATTCATAAGCATTATAATGGAAATTTACGTCACTTTTTATGTGATCAGCATTTAATTTTTCCTGAAATTCTGAATGATTTAAGCCATGAGTTTAAGCGTTTAAATCCATTAGAAAAGAAAATTATGTACTTACTACGAGATCAAATACAACCTTCTTCAAAAATGAATCTATTCGCTAAAAATTTGAAAGCCTCTAAAGCTGAAATTAATCTTGCCTTAAAATCATTACAAGCGCGATCGCTGATCAAACTGGATACAGGATTTATTTTTCTGTCTCCTCTATTACAACAATATCTAAGAAATCGTAAGAGTCGGCAAACTGGTAAAATTAAAAAGTCAGCCCTTTCCGCTTAAAGTTATGCTAATTCCAATCACACGGGAAAAATTTGAGCAACTTATTCCTTTAACGGGGACAGCTGCCCAATATCGCTACTATGCTGGCAGTTGGCCAGATTTTCTTCGTAAATTACTGATTTCTTTTCTAGGAGTGGTGGTAATTTGGTTACTGGGAGAGATTACTAATAGTGGAGGAGCAACAGTTTCTCTCTTTGCCTTCATCGCTGGCTTATACTGGCTATGGTCACCAGTGTATTGGGCAACTCGACGCAATAGCAGTTATCGTCGTTTTCCTTATGCTGGGTTTTGGCGTGGAAATGTTTTAGAAGCATTTGTCAGTGAAGAATTGCTAGGAACGGAAGAAACAGTTAATGAATATGGGGAATTAGTCATTGTCGAAAACCGAGAACGACGGATTAACCTACAAGTCGGGGACAAAAATGGCTTTGAAATCCAAATTCAAGCCCCACTGCTTCGTCTCCATCGCAATATTAAACCAGGTCAAGTAGTGGAGTTACTCGCGTTATCAAAAGACCCCGATTTAGAACGGATTAGTAAAGTGACAGATGCTTATATTCCCCAGTTAGATATTTGGGTTAGCAATTATCCTGTCTTGAGACGGGATATTTTTGTAGAAGTGAGTGAAGAATTAAGTGGCAGACGCAGAAAACGAACCAAGGCAAGTTCTTCTCGTCGTTATTCTCGACTCTGATAGCCGGTAAGGTTGGAGAATCACCCATTCCTTGTGCCACCTCATGGGGGAATAACTACTC
This window of the Euhalothece natronophila Z-M001 genome carries:
- a CDS encoding phosphate ABC transporter permease, with product MLIPITREKFEQLIPLTGTAAQYRYYAGSWPDFLRKLLISFLGVVVIWLLGEITNSGGATVSLFAFIAGLYWLWSPVYWATRRNSSYRRFPYAGFWRGNVLEAFVSEELLGTEETVNEYGELVIVENRERRINLQVGDKNGFEIQIQAPLLRLHRNIKPGQVVELLALSKDPDLERISKVTDAYIPQLDIWVSNYPVLRRDIFVEVSEELSGRRRKRTKASSSRRYSRL